A part of Ammospiza nelsoni isolate bAmmNel1 chromosome 9, bAmmNel1.pri, whole genome shotgun sequence genomic DNA contains:
- the LRRC41 gene encoding leucine-rich repeat-containing protein 41 isoform X1, with the protein MDADFLILHSVIQLQSITCWRKKFLETFFSNVLHGVLDVSSDWRLHDRHFSPLLHSSPHVSQLTLCNMLQGAVELTAQHNHEVLENLAASLRVLKFQHLLFCDQSIRRSLVLLLHRLIHHGSVSQVSMCSWPVPDTVLLVLILTMSAGFWRSGNALACHGSPCGLCREEDKVQSQQAAQEGAERGCDAEREGSSAENQKRSPEEADACMTSVLSGPRSPPLRNPACEETSSEVPCGHTNIQGGSSPCSSSQQLSCHPVPRKTRRWQKPAAGRKRRCLRRSRGHYADPEDLYDFVFTVAREDNSGLLDKTRTTEGENTENWTSSSPGCPCTGHVGCKKRGGPAATLSLKAAHRFRSVSTLELFSIPLTGETCRTLSNLLSSWVSLENLVLSYNGLNANISCILSGLRALSRHPECRFRVLRVSDMFSHMPCMELVRCALSALPQLRTLSVSFDLKNQLEATRPEASPSCSEAEIPESCLEVLEIRFPREPLHAALLLPVLKASKSLQQLSLDSATLPCPQELGLLLEVLKECTPHLKKLSFHDVNLAEHQKEVLLLLQDSGLQEITFSFCRLFESSTAEFLSEIINTVKRNSSLKSLKLPGNRLGNHRLVALADIFSEDSSSSLCQLDVSSNCIKPDGLLEFTKKLEGHIQQRGGQLPFTQLRLFQNWLDQDAETAQEALRRLRALCSVVNDAWDSSQAFADYISVM; encoded by the exons atggaTGCTGACTTTTTAATCCTACACTCTGTTATTCAATTGCAGAGCATAACATGCTGGAGGAAGAAGTTCCTTGAAACATTCTTCTCCAATGTCCTCCATGGTGTCCTGGACGTTTCCTCTGACTGGCGCCTCCACGACCGTCACTTCTCGCCGCTGCTGCACAGCTCCCCGCACGTTTCCCAGCTCACCCTCTGCAACATGCTCCAGGGGGCCGTGGAACTCACTGCCCAGCACAACCACGAGGTTCTGGAAAACCTGGCTGCCTCCCTGCGGGTCCTGAAGTTCCAGCACCTCCTCTTCTGCGACCAGTCCATCAGGCGCTCGCTGGTTTTGCTCCTCCACCGGCTGATCCACCACGGCTCTGTCAGCCAGGTGTCCATGTGCTCCTGGCCTGTTCCTGACACGGTTCTTCTCGTCCTCATCCTCACCATGAGCGCTGGGTTTTGGCGCTCGGGAAATGCCCTCGCCTGTCACGGCAGCCCGTGTGGCCTTTGCAGAGAGGAGGACAAAGTGCAAagccagcaggcagcacaggagggagcagagaggggctgtGATGCTGAGCGGGAGGGGAGCAGTGCTGAGAACCAGAAGAGATCCCCAGAAGAGGCTGATGCTTGCATGACCTCTGTCCTCTCTGGCCCCAGAAGTCCTCCCCTGCGAAACCCAGCATGTGAAGAGACAAGCAGTGAGGTGCCCTGTGGCCACACCAACATTCAGGGGGGCTCTTCCCCTTGttccagctcacagcagctgtCCTGTCACCCCGTTCCTCGAAAGACACGCAGGTGGCAGAAACCTGCAGCGGGGAGGAAACGTCGCTGCCTCAGGCGGAGCAGGGGACACTATGCTGACCCAGAAGATCTCtatgattttgtttttactgttgCTAGAGAGGATAATTCAGGGTTACTGGACAAAACCAGGACCACGGAGGGAGAGAACACTGAGAACTGGACTAGTTCCTCCCCAGGATGTCCATGCACTGGCCATGTTGGCTGTAAGAAAAGAGGAGGACCTGCTGCAACCCTTTCTCTGAAAGCTGCTCACCGCTTCCGAAGTGTCTCCACACTGGAATTGTTCTCCATTCCTTTGACTGGGGAGACATGTCGGACTCTGAGTAacctgctgagctcctgggtGTCTTTAGAAAACCTGGTTCTGTCCTACAATG GCCTGAATGCCAACATCTCCTGCATCCTGTCCGGGCTCCGGGCCCTGTCGCGACACCCCGAGTGCCGGTTCCGCGTGCTCCGCGTGAGTGACATGTTCTCGCACATGCCCTGCATGGAGCTCGTGCGCTGCGCCCTGAgcgccctgccccagctccgcACGCTCTCCGTCAGCTTCGACCTCAAAAACCAGCTGGAGGCCACCAGGCCAGAGGCGAGCCCGAGCTGCAGTGAGGCAGAAATCCCAG aAAGCTGCCTGGAAGTGCTGGAGATCCGATTCCCCAGAGAACCTCTGCACGCTGCGCTCCTGCTGCCGGTGCTCAAGGCGTCCAAGTCCCTCCAGCAGCTGTCCCTTGacagtgccaccctgccctgcccccaggagctggggctccTTTTGGAGGTGCTCAAAG aGTGTACTCCACATTTGAAGAAACTGAGCTTTCATGATGTGAACCTGGCTGAGCACCAGAAAGAagttctgcttctgcttcagGATTCTGGCCTACAAG aaatcacCTTTTCCTTCTGCCGGCTGTTTGAAAGCTCTACTGCTGAGTTTTTGTCAGAAATAATCAATACAGTGAAAAGAAATTCATCACTCAAGAGCCTCAAACTGCCTGGGAACCGCCTTG GGAATCACAGGCTGGTTGCCCTTGCAGACATTTTCTCTGaagattcctcctcttctctctgCCAGCTGGATGTCAG CTCAAACTGCATCAAACCTGATGGGCTCCTGGAGTTCACCAAGAAGCTGGAAGGCCACATCCAGCAGAGAGGGGGACAGCTTCCATTCACACAGCTGCGCCTGTTCCAGAACTGGCTGGACCAGGATGCAGAGACAGCGCAGGAGGCGCTGCGGCGGCTCAGGGCCCTGTGCAGCGTTGTCAACGACGCCTGGGACTCCTCCCAGGCCTTTGCTGACTACATCAGTGTCATGTAG
- the LRRC41 gene encoding leucine-rich repeat-containing protein 41 isoform X2, whose protein sequence is MKTRPPNSESITCWRKKFLETFFSNVLHGVLDVSSDWRLHDRHFSPLLHSSPHVSQLTLCNMLQGAVELTAQHNHEVLENLAASLRVLKFQHLLFCDQSIRRSLVLLLHRLIHHGSVSQVSMCSWPVPDTVLLVLILTMSAGFWRSGNALACHGSPCGLCREEDKVQSQQAAQEGAERGCDAEREGSSAENQKRSPEEADACMTSVLSGPRSPPLRNPACEETSSEVPCGHTNIQGGSSPCSSSQQLSCHPVPRKTRRWQKPAAGRKRRCLRRSRGHYADPEDLYDFVFTVAREDNSGLLDKTRTTEGENTENWTSSSPGCPCTGHVGCKKRGGPAATLSLKAAHRFRSVSTLELFSIPLTGETCRTLSNLLSSWVSLENLVLSYNGLNANISCILSGLRALSRHPECRFRVLRVSDMFSHMPCMELVRCALSALPQLRTLSVSFDLKNQLEATRPEASPSCSEAEIPESCLEVLEIRFPREPLHAALLLPVLKASKSLQQLSLDSATLPCPQELGLLLEVLKECTPHLKKLSFHDVNLAEHQKEVLLLLQDSGLQEITFSFCRLFESSTAEFLSEIINTVKRNSSLKSLKLPGNRLGNHRLVALADIFSEDSSSSLCQLDVSSNCIKPDGLLEFTKKLEGHIQQRGGQLPFTQLRLFQNWLDQDAETAQEALRRLRALCSVVNDAWDSSQAFADYISVM, encoded by the exons ATGAAAACCAGGCCGCCCAACTCGGAG AGCATAACATGCTGGAGGAAGAAGTTCCTTGAAACATTCTTCTCCAATGTCCTCCATGGTGTCCTGGACGTTTCCTCTGACTGGCGCCTCCACGACCGTCACTTCTCGCCGCTGCTGCACAGCTCCCCGCACGTTTCCCAGCTCACCCTCTGCAACATGCTCCAGGGGGCCGTGGAACTCACTGCCCAGCACAACCACGAGGTTCTGGAAAACCTGGCTGCCTCCCTGCGGGTCCTGAAGTTCCAGCACCTCCTCTTCTGCGACCAGTCCATCAGGCGCTCGCTGGTTTTGCTCCTCCACCGGCTGATCCACCACGGCTCTGTCAGCCAGGTGTCCATGTGCTCCTGGCCTGTTCCTGACACGGTTCTTCTCGTCCTCATCCTCACCATGAGCGCTGGGTTTTGGCGCTCGGGAAATGCCCTCGCCTGTCACGGCAGCCCGTGTGGCCTTTGCAGAGAGGAGGACAAAGTGCAAagccagcaggcagcacaggagggagcagagaggggctgtGATGCTGAGCGGGAGGGGAGCAGTGCTGAGAACCAGAAGAGATCCCCAGAAGAGGCTGATGCTTGCATGACCTCTGTCCTCTCTGGCCCCAGAAGTCCTCCCCTGCGAAACCCAGCATGTGAAGAGACAAGCAGTGAGGTGCCCTGTGGCCACACCAACATTCAGGGGGGCTCTTCCCCTTGttccagctcacagcagctgtCCTGTCACCCCGTTCCTCGAAAGACACGCAGGTGGCAGAAACCTGCAGCGGGGAGGAAACGTCGCTGCCTCAGGCGGAGCAGGGGACACTATGCTGACCCAGAAGATCTCtatgattttgtttttactgttgCTAGAGAGGATAATTCAGGGTTACTGGACAAAACCAGGACCACGGAGGGAGAGAACACTGAGAACTGGACTAGTTCCTCCCCAGGATGTCCATGCACTGGCCATGTTGGCTGTAAGAAAAGAGGAGGACCTGCTGCAACCCTTTCTCTGAAAGCTGCTCACCGCTTCCGAAGTGTCTCCACACTGGAATTGTTCTCCATTCCTTTGACTGGGGAGACATGTCGGACTCTGAGTAacctgctgagctcctgggtGTCTTTAGAAAACCTGGTTCTGTCCTACAATG GCCTGAATGCCAACATCTCCTGCATCCTGTCCGGGCTCCGGGCCCTGTCGCGACACCCCGAGTGCCGGTTCCGCGTGCTCCGCGTGAGTGACATGTTCTCGCACATGCCCTGCATGGAGCTCGTGCGCTGCGCCCTGAgcgccctgccccagctccgcACGCTCTCCGTCAGCTTCGACCTCAAAAACCAGCTGGAGGCCACCAGGCCAGAGGCGAGCCCGAGCTGCAGTGAGGCAGAAATCCCAG aAAGCTGCCTGGAAGTGCTGGAGATCCGATTCCCCAGAGAACCTCTGCACGCTGCGCTCCTGCTGCCGGTGCTCAAGGCGTCCAAGTCCCTCCAGCAGCTGTCCCTTGacagtgccaccctgccctgcccccaggagctggggctccTTTTGGAGGTGCTCAAAG aGTGTACTCCACATTTGAAGAAACTGAGCTTTCATGATGTGAACCTGGCTGAGCACCAGAAAGAagttctgcttctgcttcagGATTCTGGCCTACAAG aaatcacCTTTTCCTTCTGCCGGCTGTTTGAAAGCTCTACTGCTGAGTTTTTGTCAGAAATAATCAATACAGTGAAAAGAAATTCATCACTCAAGAGCCTCAAACTGCCTGGGAACCGCCTTG GGAATCACAGGCTGGTTGCCCTTGCAGACATTTTCTCTGaagattcctcctcttctctctgCCAGCTGGATGTCAG CTCAAACTGCATCAAACCTGATGGGCTCCTGGAGTTCACCAAGAAGCTGGAAGGCCACATCCAGCAGAGAGGGGGACAGCTTCCATTCACACAGCTGCGCCTGTTCCAGAACTGGCTGGACCAGGATGCAGAGACAGCGCAGGAGGCGCTGCGGCGGCTCAGGGCCCTGTGCAGCGTTGTCAACGACGCCTGGGACTCCTCCCAGGCCTTTGCTGACTACATCAGTGTCATGTAG
- the LOC132077109 gene encoding cytochrome b-c1 complex subunit 6, mitochondrial isoform X1 — translation MGQRGDPCAEEEEEEQELVDPLTTLREQCEQIEKCVKAREQLELCNERVASRSHTEEQCTEELFDFLHARDHCVSAAGLSRAAFCPAVLFIV, via the exons ATGGGGCAGCGCGGTGATCCCTGTGCCGAG gaggaagaggaagagcaaGAGCTCGTG GACCCCCTGACCACGCTGCGGGAGCAGTGCGAGCAGATCGAGAAATGCGTGAAGGCgcgggagcagctggagctgtgtaaCGAGCGGGTGGCATCCCGCTCCCACACGGAGGAGCAGTGCACTGAGGAGCTCTTCGACTTCCTGCACGCCAGGGACCACTGTGTAAGTGCTGcgggcctgagcagagctgccttctGTCCCGCTGTCTTGTTTATTGTTTA